A single window of Thiomicrorhabdus immobilis DNA harbors:
- the metX gene encoding homoserine O-succinyltransferase MetX, producing the protein MSQSLGVITPQLLQVENPLTLSSGAQLPRYDLIYETYGELNADASNAILVCHALSGDHHVAGEDANGKPGWWDGYIGPGKPVDTDKFFVVCSNNLGGCRGSTGPTSINPETGKVYGPDFPMMTCRDWVNSQNELRKHLGIEQWAALIGGSMGGMQVLQWAIDYPDKLRHALVIAAAPKLSAQNIAFNEVARRAIMTDPEFHGGRYIENDTIPKQGLSLARMLGHLTYLSDDMMGSKFGRELREDKLQYNYEVEFQVESYLRYQGEKFATKQNFDANTYLLMTKALDYFDPAAEFDHDLTKALAQATADFLVVSFTSDWRFSPQRSHEIVKALLDNDANVSYAEVESEHGHDAFLLPNEHYEAVFRAYMQKLINELPENDQNGDKK; encoded by the coding sequence ATGAGTCAAAGTTTAGGTGTTATTACCCCACAGCTACTTCAAGTAGAGAACCCGCTTACCTTGAGCAGTGGTGCGCAACTGCCACGTTACGACTTGATCTATGAAACTTATGGTGAACTCAATGCCGATGCTTCCAATGCGATATTGGTGTGCCACGCATTAAGTGGTGACCACCATGTTGCCGGCGAAGACGCCAATGGTAAGCCTGGCTGGTGGGATGGTTATATTGGCCCAGGAAAACCGGTTGATACCGATAAATTCTTTGTGGTTTGCTCTAACAATTTGGGGGGCTGCCGAGGTAGCACAGGCCCAACCTCAATTAACCCGGAAACCGGAAAGGTTTACGGTCCGGACTTCCCGATGATGACCTGCCGTGACTGGGTCAACAGTCAAAATGAACTGCGCAAACACTTGGGCATTGAACAGTGGGCGGCTCTGATAGGTGGCTCTATGGGAGGCATGCAGGTATTACAGTGGGCGATTGATTATCCAGACAAACTCCGCCACGCTTTAGTCATTGCCGCCGCACCTAAGTTATCGGCACAAAATATCGCCTTTAATGAAGTGGCACGTCGTGCCATTATGACCGATCCAGAATTTCATGGTGGTCGTTACATCGAAAACGACACCATTCCAAAACAGGGCTTGTCCTTAGCGAGAATGCTCGGGCATTTAACCTATTTATCGGATGATATGATGGGCTCAAAGTTTGGCCGCGAATTGCGTGAAGACAAACTGCAATACAACTACGAAGTTGAGTTTCAGGTTGAAAGCTATCTGCGCTACCAGGGTGAGAAATTTGCCACCAAGCAAAACTTTGATGCAAACACCTACCTGCTGATGACCAAAGCGCTGGATTATTTTGATCCTGCGGCCGAGTTTGACCACGACCTCACCAAAGCACTTGCTCAAGCGACCGCTGACTTCTTGGTGGTCTCTTTTACCTCTGACTGGCGTTTTTCACCGCAGCGCTCCCATGAGATTGTTAAAGCCTTGCTGGATAACGATGCCAATGTGAGTTATGCCGAAGTCGAATCTGAGCATGGGCATGATGCATTCCTATTGCCAAATGAACATTACGAAGCGGTGTTTAGAGCCTATATGCAGAAATTGATTAATGAACTGCCTGAAAATGACCAAAATGGAGATAAAAAATGA
- the metW gene encoding methionine biosynthesis protein MetW, with product MNRISPEFKLISDWITPNSRVLDLGCGDGQLLKHLIDTYSITGYGMELDPQKNVQAIQKGINVIQSDLNNHDLCEYFDEDSFDFVIMTQALQVVSRPDELLDDMLAIGKQCIITFPNFGHWRMRLQLLTNGRMPETDTLPYHWYDTPNIHMCTFNDFEDLCEEKGLEVVARTVVNAEHRTSLGMRIAPNLLGEVALYKVQKKS from the coding sequence ATGAACCGTATTTCTCCAGAATTCAAACTGATTTCCGATTGGATAACGCCTAACAGCCGCGTTTTGGATTTAGGTTGTGGTGATGGCCAGTTGCTTAAGCACTTAATCGACACCTACTCGATTACCGGTTATGGCATGGAGTTGGATCCTCAAAAAAATGTACAGGCGATCCAAAAAGGCATCAACGTCATCCAAAGCGACTTAAACAATCATGATTTGTGTGAATACTTTGATGAGGATTCATTCGATTTTGTGATTATGACCCAAGCCTTACAGGTAGTCAGCCGCCCGGATGAGTTGCTGGATGATATGTTAGCGATTGGTAAACAGTGCATTATCACCTTCCCAAATTTTGGGCACTGGCGTATGCGCTTGCAACTGTTAACCAATGGCCGGATGCCTGAAACCGATACCCTGCCATATCACTGGTATGACACACCTAACATTCATATGTGCACCTTCAATGATTTTGAAGACTTATGTGAGGAAAAAGGATTGGAAGTTGTCGCCAGAACGGTGGTAAACGCAGAACACCGCACTTCATTAGGTATGCGTATTGCACCAAACCTACTTGGAGAAGTGGCGTTATATAAAGTACAGAAAAAATCTTGA
- a CDS encoding FeoA family protein produces the protein MSIPSHSTPLSECHTGQVCQIVALNGKLEMKMRLINLGFHTHSVVELILTRGQNLVVSVDGSRFAIDKHIAEFIQVEPLA, from the coding sequence ATGTCAATACCATCACATTCAACCCCTCTCTCAGAATGCCATACCGGTCAGGTGTGCCAGATTGTCGCCCTCAACGGCAAATTAGAGATGAAAATGCGTTTAATCAATTTAGGCTTTCATACCCATAGTGTTGTCGAACTGATTCTTACCCGTGGGCAAAACCTGGTTGTCAGTGTCGATGGTAGCCGCTTTGCGATTGATAAACATATTGCCGAATTTATTCAGGTAGAACCTTTAGCATGA
- the feoB gene encoding Fe(2+) transporter permease subunit FeoB, giving the protein MTVIKPKIKFKKQSQQGKHAYQIGLIGNPNCGKTTLFNRLTGSQQTTGNWPGVTVEQKSGYFELNDKSYHLIDLPGVYSLENAAHCGLDEKVTTNYLQCQPTDLVLNIVDATSLERQLFLTAQLLHMGLPVVVVLNRMDLLNERNLRIDVDKLSQQLGCPVIPVSAYYNKGIDQLKQQLPQMLNHNSDLHFDLPEALHQSVHAVRDAQQNSDSDSCWKTLQMLIEPKFAPLELQSFCEAEKQKLEKHYEEDLALIAADLYFQYAHDATHASQEHTDQFTRNTTDTVDRWALHPVLGMPIFLAIMYLVFALSITVGNAFLDFFDLGAQALFVDGPAALLDTMNAPAWLIAFLAQGIGGGMQVVATFIPVIGALFLLLSIMEETGYMQRAALIMDNLMRRLGLSGQAFIPLVVGFGCNIPAVLASRTLPDQRDRIMTIMMTPFMSCSARLTVYVMFATAFFSDNAALIVFSLYLVGILAAILTAIILKKTLLPGEAPALLMELPIYHKPAVINVLLNTRNKLKSFILDAGKVIVLVVLVLNFFNSLGTDGSFGHENQPTSVLSTVAKAATPIVAPLGITEENWPATVGLFTGLLAKEVVVGSLDALYQSAEQETVEAHSYDFSGALKEALATIPDNVSNIFYDIPDPLGLQSINGVADKKEIAEEQGFTPSTLDKMVKFFDGQIGAYAYLLLILLYFPCVATFGAIKQELGWRWALYSGGWSMFLGYSVAVGFYQIATYSQHPLQSLNWIGIIILAFAALYLALWKQGKPYRNLTKTD; this is encoded by the coding sequence ATGACCGTTATTAAGCCAAAAATTAAATTCAAAAAACAATCCCAGCAAGGTAAACATGCCTACCAAATTGGTTTGATTGGTAATCCTAACTGCGGAAAAACGACACTGTTCAACCGTCTTACAGGTTCACAGCAAACGACTGGAAACTGGCCGGGGGTTACCGTTGAACAAAAGTCGGGATATTTCGAGCTTAATGACAAATCTTACCATCTGATTGATTTACCAGGTGTCTACAGCCTTGAAAATGCGGCTCACTGTGGATTGGACGAAAAGGTTACAACCAACTATTTACAGTGCCAACCCACCGACTTGGTGTTAAATATCGTCGATGCCACCAGCTTGGAACGTCAGCTATTTTTAACCGCACAACTGCTGCATATGGGCTTGCCGGTTGTCGTGGTTTTAAACCGTATGGATCTGCTGAATGAACGTAATCTAAGAATTGATGTGGACAAACTCTCACAACAACTAGGTTGCCCTGTTATTCCGGTTTCAGCTTATTACAACAAAGGCATCGACCAACTCAAGCAGCAGTTGCCACAAATGTTAAATCACAATTCGGATTTACATTTCGATCTGCCTGAAGCATTGCATCAATCGGTACATGCGGTAAGAGATGCACAGCAAAACTCTGACTCGGATTCTTGTTGGAAAACCTTGCAGATGTTGATTGAACCGAAATTTGCTCCTTTGGAATTACAGAGTTTCTGTGAAGCCGAAAAGCAAAAGCTCGAAAAGCATTATGAAGAAGATTTAGCTCTGATTGCCGCGGACTTATATTTTCAATATGCACATGATGCAACCCATGCGAGCCAGGAACATACCGACCAATTTACTCGCAACACCACCGACACCGTCGATCGCTGGGCACTCCATCCCGTTTTAGGCATGCCGATTTTTCTGGCCATCATGTACCTGGTATTCGCATTGTCGATTACCGTGGGCAATGCCTTCTTGGACTTTTTCGATTTAGGCGCCCAAGCATTATTTGTCGATGGTCCTGCCGCGCTACTCGATACCATGAACGCTCCCGCTTGGCTGATTGCCTTTTTGGCGCAAGGCATTGGAGGCGGTATGCAGGTAGTCGCAACCTTTATTCCTGTCATCGGAGCCCTGTTCCTGCTGCTTTCCATTATGGAAGAGACCGGCTATATGCAAAGAGCGGCCTTAATTATGGATAATTTGATGCGACGTTTAGGCTTATCCGGCCAGGCATTCATACCACTTGTGGTCGGTTTTGGCTGTAATATTCCTGCCGTATTGGCCAGCCGAACCTTACCTGATCAACGTGACCGCATCATGACCATCATGATGACGCCCTTCATGTCATGTAGCGCTCGTCTCACCGTATATGTCATGTTCGCCACCGCTTTCTTCAGTGACAACGCAGCTCTGATTGTATTCTCTTTGTATCTGGTAGGAATTTTAGCCGCTATTTTGACCGCCATCATTCTTAAGAAAACTTTATTACCTGGTGAAGCGCCCGCGCTGTTGATGGAACTTCCCATTTACCACAAACCTGCGGTAATCAATGTATTACTCAACACACGCAATAAGTTGAAAAGCTTTATTCTCGATGCAGGTAAAGTCATTGTCTTAGTCGTATTGGTGCTTAACTTCTTTAACAGTTTGGGCACCGATGGATCTTTTGGACATGAGAACCAACCTACGTCCGTACTCAGTACCGTGGCTAAAGCGGCGACACCGATTGTGGCTCCGTTAGGAATCACTGAAGAAAACTGGCCGGCGACGGTAGGATTGTTTACCGGTTTATTAGCCAAAGAAGTGGTGGTAGGCTCATTAGATGCCCTATATCAAAGTGCCGAACAAGAAACGGTTGAAGCCCATAGTTATGATTTTAGCGGTGCCTTGAAAGAAGCCTTGGCGACCATCCCGGATAATGTATCCAATATCTTTTACGACATACCTGACCCTCTCGGCTTACAGTCGATCAATGGTGTTGCCGATAAAAAAGAGATTGCTGAAGAGCAAGGGTTTACTCCATCGACTTTAGATAAGATGGTGAAGTTCTTCGATGGTCAAATCGGTGCTTACGCTTATCTGTTATTGATTCTATTATACTTTCCTTGTGTCGCCACCTTTGGTGCCATTAAACAAGAGCTTGGCTGGCGCTGGGCTTTATACAGTGGCGGTTGGAGTATGTTTTTAGGCTACAGTGTCGCGGTCGGTTTTTATCAAATCGCAACCTACTCCCAACACCCTCTACAATCATTAAATTGGATAGGGATTATCATCCTGGCTTTTGCGGCGCTCTATCTCGCTTTATGGAAACAAGGCAAACCCTATCGAAATTTAACCAAAACAGACTAA
- a CDS encoding FeoC-like transcriptional regulator encodes MILLDLKKYIKRHQRVTLLDIQQHFDIDEAAAIGLMEPLLQQGHIQELKQNITAGSCSSGKCSTSCHQVSKGSEFQWIDKPIKPLSIPVQII; translated from the coding sequence ATGATTTTATTGGATTTAAAAAAATACATTAAACGCCATCAACGGGTCACTTTATTAGATATTCAACAGCATTTCGACATTGATGAAGCGGCGGCTATTGGACTAATGGAACCCTTGTTGCAGCAAGGGCATATTCAGGAACTAAAGCAAAACATCACCGCAGGAAGTTGCTCTTCGGGCAAATGCTCAACCAGCTGCCATCAAGTCAGTAAAGGCTCCGAATTTCAGTGGATTGACAAACCGATTAAACCGCTATCAATTCCGGTACAAATTATTTAG
- a CDS encoding PilZ domain-containing protein yields the protein MNKWFRKGNGRRFHRVDMPIRYFIVPSSPIKDREIYATGADYFPTPLVNMIETRRFDTLRSVEKIKEQSTLVTQIFNDVIEDIEFFGECAKNISQGINPKNDMGYWLKVNDKLKGFHSIHGIQASSPKTFQYLSLIEEKYLSYLQRMVNSINSSTPEHFSVEGHLPIGFKQDEMMTVFQQEKFAKIPLIQAMLHLSEFLEAYLNVYRQINDDNYLKQFPQEWPLRVANVSSSGLAVHLPKKFDLYSRVDVFLYFEHDDRAINFDGSVVDLREDNENHTQRIAINFEFPNGKDQDYLQQEIQKQEVKECMKFALYS from the coding sequence ATGAACAAATGGTTTAGAAAAGGCAATGGCAGACGTTTTCACCGGGTTGACATGCCAATACGCTACTTTATCGTGCCAAGCTCTCCTATTAAAGATAGAGAAATTTATGCAACCGGAGCAGACTACTTTCCTACCCCGCTAGTGAATATGATTGAAACCCGTAGATTCGACACACTTCGATCGGTTGAAAAAATCAAAGAACAAAGCACTTTAGTTACACAGATATTTAACGACGTTATTGAAGACATCGAGTTTTTTGGCGAATGCGCTAAAAACATCTCTCAAGGCATTAATCCAAAAAATGATATGGGTTATTGGCTCAAGGTCAATGACAAACTTAAAGGCTTTCATTCCATTCACGGCATTCAAGCCTCTTCACCCAAAACCTTCCAATATCTTTCTTTAATAGAAGAGAAATATTTAAGCTATTTGCAACGTATGGTGAATAGCATCAACTCATCGACTCCCGAACACTTTTCCGTAGAAGGCCACCTACCAATTGGTTTTAAACAGGATGAGATGATGACCGTTTTTCAACAAGAAAAATTCGCTAAGATTCCATTAATCCAAGCCATGTTACACCTTTCTGAATTTTTAGAAGCCTACCTCAATGTTTACCGTCAAATAAACGATGACAACTATCTCAAACAGTTTCCACAGGAATGGCCTTTAAGGGTAGCAAACGTAAGTTCAAGTGGACTAGCGGTTCATTTGCCGAAAAAATTCGATTTATACTCCAGAGTTGATGTTTTTCTCTACTTTGAACATGATGACCGGGCCATTAATTTTGATGGTAGCGTAGTTGATCTTAGAGAGGATAATGAAAACCATACACAACGGATTGCGATTAACTTTGAATTTCCCAATGGAAAAGACCAGGATTATTTACAGCAAGAAATTCAAAAGCAAGAAGTCAAAGAGTGCATGAAATTTGCTTTATACTCATAA
- a CDS encoding PilZ domain-containing protein: MSNARRYFRYDVILPMHLEPVDRYGKHLSAGRRQLISLVEEEHLKELNAQLNGWLDKVFDASSNALYVFYVLNHRLNFMWWLIEHLMESNDPRLAHDYKFRSREDNKFTPPSSKKSSSVGPLILALYQQIGEYVDELQTVIKESVDGKIFIYSKASLELFDDKKYVKNLDELANNGVLPAKVLRLMVDKLNLQATVLERLKEAYREISSSGNWMNYRVNLSAGGFSFLSTSPHKIFSIMDVFMEIDGEVLICRGKIISQKESNDELHPYRIGVEFDLLTAEQEQKITLFEQRKELKDSILSVALPY; encoded by the coding sequence ATGTCTAACGCACGCCGTTACTTTCGCTATGATGTGATTTTGCCAATGCATCTTGAACCTGTTGACCGTTATGGGAAACATTTAAGCGCAGGACGTAGGCAGCTTATCTCGTTGGTAGAGGAAGAACATCTAAAAGAACTGAATGCCCAGTTAAATGGCTGGCTAGATAAGGTGTTTGATGCCAGTTCGAATGCCTTGTATGTTTTTTATGTATTGAATCATCGTCTCAATTTCATGTGGTGGTTGATTGAGCATTTAATGGAATCGAATGATCCACGTTTGGCGCATGACTACAAATTTAGAAGCCGAGAGGATAATAAGTTTACGCCTCCTTCGAGTAAAAAATCTAGCTCGGTCGGGCCTCTGATCCTAGCTCTATATCAACAGATCGGTGAATATGTGGATGAGCTTCAAACCGTTATAAAAGAGAGTGTCGATGGCAAGATTTTCATTTATTCAAAAGCGTCATTAGAGCTTTTTGATGATAAAAAGTATGTGAAGAACTTGGATGAGTTAGCTAATAATGGAGTTTTGCCGGCTAAAGTTTTGCGCTTGATGGTGGATAAGCTCAATCTACAAGCGACCGTTTTAGAGCGGTTGAAAGAGGCTTATCGAGAGATTTCAAGCTCAGGTAATTGGATGAATTACCGGGTCAACTTAAGTGCGGGTGGCTTTAGCTTTTTATCAACTTCACCTCATAAAATATTCAGTATTATGGATGTTTTTATGGAAATTGATGGTGAGGTTTTAATTTGCCGAGGTAAAATCATTTCTCAAAAAGAGTCTAATGATGAGCTACATCCCTATCGCATAGGGGTCGAGTTTGATTTGTTAACGGCGGAACAAGAACAGAAAATCACTTTATTTGAACAGCGTAAAGAGCTTAAAGACTCGATTCTTTCGGTGGCTTTACCCTATTGA
- a CDS encoding pyridoxamine 5'-phosphate oxidase family protein — protein sequence MTNQQQCEAFFESRKTLILSTVDSKGGLETSVAPFVFHNGKVFIFVSELAKHTQNLLWLIEQNQTLTNNRLPGLVGGLLLADESQTEQLFARERMTLQLLASEVDKHSQQYAELLELFQQQFGEVVELLSGLSDFHMIELAIQNGGYVKGFGQAFAFENNPCSGLTPITRN from the coding sequence ATGACCAATCAACAGCAGTGTGAAGCCTTTTTTGAAAGCCGTAAAACGCTGATTCTGAGCACAGTGGATTCAAAAGGGGGGCTTGAAACCAGCGTAGCGCCTTTTGTTTTCCATAACGGAAAGGTGTTTATTTTTGTCAGTGAATTGGCTAAACACACCCAAAACCTATTGTGGCTGATTGAGCAGAATCAAACATTAACAAATAACCGCCTACCGGGCCTGGTAGGCGGATTGTTGCTTGCCGATGAATCTCAGACCGAACAATTGTTTGCCAGAGAGCGTATGACGTTACAATTACTGGCGAGTGAGGTCGATAAACATAGCCAGCAATATGCGGAGTTATTAGAGCTTTTTCAACAGCAATTTGGCGAAGTGGTGGAATTGTTAAGCGGTTTAAGTGATTTTCACATGATTGAGTTGGCCATACAAAATGGCGGTTATGTGAAAGGGTTTGGTCAGGCTTTTGCTTTTGAAAACAATCCTTGTAGCGGGTTGACTCCCATTACTCGAAATTGA
- a CDS encoding alpha/beta hydrolase, producing the protein MNKNYNLADLDPSIVVEPAVKANAAVIWLHGLGADGHDFENILPQLGLPNDHAIRFVFPHAPVQPVTVNGGMMMRSWYDILSMDIADRVDINGVEQSANVVNDLIAEQISQGIPAQKIVLAGFSQGGLVVLHAGLNCDENLAGILALSTYYPEPCFNESSLRNHALPIFMAHGRYDQVIPLSVAEDSKAFLESKDFSVDWHSYPMEHSVCMQEVEQISAWLQTRLLE; encoded by the coding sequence ATGAATAAGAATTATAACTTGGCCGATTTAGATCCGAGTATTGTTGTGGAACCTGCGGTTAAAGCGAATGCCGCGGTGATTTGGTTGCATGGACTAGGCGCGGATGGTCACGACTTCGAAAACATTTTGCCGCAATTAGGTTTGCCTAATGACCATGCGATCCGTTTTGTTTTCCCGCATGCACCGGTACAACCCGTCACGGTCAACGGTGGAATGATGATGCGTTCTTGGTATGACATCCTATCAATGGATATTGCAGATCGTGTAGATATTAACGGGGTTGAGCAATCAGCCAATGTGGTGAATGATTTGATTGCCGAGCAGATTTCTCAAGGGATTCCAGCTCAAAAAATTGTCCTAGCGGGGTTTTCTCAAGGAGGGCTGGTGGTTTTGCATGCCGGGTTGAATTGTGATGAGAATCTTGCCGGTATTTTGGCTTTATCAACCTATTACCCTGAACCGTGTTTTAATGAAAGTTCGCTTAGAAATCATGCTTTGCCTATTTTCATGGCTCATGGACGTTATGATCAAGTCATTCCTTTATCAGTTGCCGAGGATTCAAAAGCCTTTTTAGAGTCAAAAGACTTTTCGGTTGACTGGCATAGTTATCCAATGGAACATAGTGTTTGTATGCAGGAAGTTGAACAAATTTCCGCGTGGTTGCAAACTCGGCTTCTTGAGTAA
- the lptM gene encoding LPS translocon maturation chaperone LptM produces MPITSKSLFVTVICCSILLSACGKKGPLYLPEEPKSQTSSALTQSNHIEYSALLRLLPTETPSQQEKS; encoded by the coding sequence ATGCCGATTACGTCAAAATCTCTTTTTGTAACTGTCATTTGCTGTTCAATACTACTTTCGGCTTGTGGCAAAAAAGGCCCTCTATATTTACCTGAAGAGCCTAAAAGCCAAACCAGTTCGGCACTTACACAATCCAACCATATTGAATACAGTGCATTATTACGTTTACTGCCTACTGAAACCCCATCGCAACAGGAAAAATCATGA
- the lysA gene encoding diaminopimelate decarboxylase, whose translation MTPAFSYKNDGLYAENVSIESLAKEFGTPLYIYSRSEFENRWLAFDSAFGTQPHLVCYAVKTNSNIAVLNVLAKLGAGFDIVSLGELERVLKAGGDPKKVVFSGVAKQSAEIRRALEVGIRCFNLESHAELDRIQAVAKEMDLIANISIRVNPDVDAKTHPYISTGLKDNKFGVDINTAPELYADACACSHVNPIGIDCHIGSQLTEITPFVDALERVLALKETLAEMGIDIHHLDLGGGLGIQYTDETPPPIKDYIQALLAKLNDPSIEVIIEPGRAIAGNAGVLVTEVEYLKPTEHKNFAIIDAAMNDLIRPALYQAYQDIVPVVPRTDGQEAQWDLVGPVCETGDFLGKNRTLNLKAGDLLAVKSAGAYGFTMSSNYNTRPRAAEVMVKDNQAWLIRPRETYEDLMGSEQIIQD comes from the coding sequence ATGACACCAGCGTTTAGCTATAAAAACGACGGGCTTTATGCCGAAAACGTCAGTATCGAATCTTTAGCAAAAGAATTTGGCACCCCACTTTACATCTATTCACGCAGTGAATTTGAAAACCGTTGGTTGGCATTCGATTCCGCTTTTGGCACTCAACCACACCTGGTTTGCTATGCGGTAAAAACCAATTCGAATATTGCGGTTTTAAATGTACTGGCCAAATTAGGCGCAGGCTTTGATATCGTCTCGTTGGGTGAACTGGAACGCGTTTTAAAAGCGGGCGGCGACCCTAAAAAGGTGGTTTTTTCGGGCGTGGCGAAACAATCTGCTGAGATTCGCCGTGCATTAGAAGTGGGCATCCGCTGCTTCAACCTGGAGTCACACGCTGAATTGGACCGTATTCAAGCGGTTGCTAAAGAGATGGATTTAATCGCCAATATCTCAATTCGTGTCAATCCAGATGTGGATGCGAAAACCCATCCGTACATTTCAACCGGGCTTAAAGACAATAAGTTTGGGGTAGACATCAATACCGCACCAGAACTGTATGCCGATGCTTGTGCCTGTTCACACGTCAACCCAATCGGGATTGACTGTCATATTGGTTCCCAACTTACCGAGATAACGCCTTTTGTAGATGCGCTTGAGCGCGTATTGGCGCTAAAAGAGACTCTTGCCGAAATGGGCATAGATATCCATCATCTCGACCTCGGAGGAGGCTTGGGAATCCAGTACACTGATGAGACCCCTCCGCCAATCAAAGACTATATTCAGGCTTTATTGGCCAAACTGAATGACCCGAGTATTGAAGTGATTATCGAACCGGGCCGTGCCATTGCCGGTAATGCGGGTGTTTTAGTCACCGAAGTGGAGTACCTAAAACCAACTGAACATAAGAATTTTGCGATTATTGACGCGGCCATGAACGATTTGATTCGCCCGGCTTTATACCAGGCCTATCAAGATATTGTGCCGGTTGTTCCTCGAACCGATGGTCAAGAAGCCCAATGGGATTTGGTTGGCCCGGTTTGCGAAACGGGAGACTTCTTAGGTAAAAACCGTACCCTTAACTTAAAAGCGGGGGATTTATTAGCGGTTAAATCCGCTGGTGCTTACGGTTTCACCATGAGTTCAAACTACAATACTCGTCCACGTGCGGCCGAAGTCATGGTCAAAGATAACCAGGCCTGGTTAATCCGTCCGCGTGAAACCTATGAAGATTTAATGGGTTCAGAACAAATCATTCAAGATTAG
- a CDS encoding class I SAM-dependent rRNA methyltransferase: protein MLASLRLKKNEERRIKQGHVWVYSNEVDTQATPLKDFQPGQQVIVEASNGKPLGMGYVNPNTLICARILSRSAKVELNIKFLKKRIQAAQDLREIHFDQPFYRLVFGDSDGLPGLVIDRFGDVFSVQITTAGMEVVKDDIIQVLENLYHPQAIVMKNDTASRTLEGLPLYEEVVLGELPESIVITENNTLFEIPVENGQKTGWFYDHRCSRQRLQKLVKGKRVLDVFSYLGGWGVAAANAGAEAVTCVDASEFALDGVDHNAALNGVAEKMTTIQGNAFDVLNALKMEAEKFDVVIVDPPAFIKRKKDFKQGFEAYRRINELAMRVLEKDGILVSASCSHHLTRDNLLQAVQSASRHIDRNVQLFEQGHQGPDHPIHPAIPETEYIKTLFFKVSASW, encoded by the coding sequence ATGTTAGCCAGTTTACGATTAAAAAAGAATGAAGAACGCCGTATTAAACAAGGCCATGTCTGGGTTTACAGTAATGAAGTGGATACACAAGCAACGCCGTTAAAAGATTTTCAGCCTGGTCAGCAGGTGATTGTTGAAGCTTCTAATGGTAAGCCACTCGGTATGGGTTACGTCAACCCAAATACCTTGATTTGCGCACGTATTTTAAGCCGTAGCGCTAAGGTTGAACTTAATATCAAGTTTTTGAAAAAGCGAATTCAAGCCGCACAAGATTTACGTGAAATTCATTTTGACCAACCTTTTTACCGTTTGGTGTTCGGTGATTCTGATGGTTTACCAGGCCTGGTGATTGACCGCTTTGGCGATGTGTTTTCGGTGCAGATCACCACGGCCGGTATGGAAGTGGTTAAGGACGATATCATCCAGGTGTTAGAGAATCTCTATCACCCACAGGCGATTGTGATGAAAAACGATACCGCTAGCCGTACTTTAGAAGGCTTGCCCTTGTATGAAGAGGTGGTGTTGGGTGAACTGCCTGAATCGATTGTGATTACTGAAAACAATACCTTGTTTGAGATTCCGGTAGAGAACGGCCAAAAGACCGGCTGGTTTTACGACCACCGTTGTTCACGTCAGCGCTTGCAGAAGTTGGTGAAAGGTAAACGTGTTTTAGATGTGTTCAGCTACTTAGGTGGCTGGGGTGTTGCGGCGGCTAACGCCGGAGCCGAGGCGGTGACTTGTGTCGATGCTTCTGAATTCGCCTTGGATGGGGTTGACCATAATGCCGCTCTAAACGGGGTGGCTGAAAAAATGACCACCATTCAAGGTAATGCGTTTGATGTATTGAATGCGTTAAAAATGGAAGCCGAGAAGTTTGATGTGGTGATTGTCGATCCGCCCGCTTTCATCAAACGTAAAAAAGACTTTAAACAAGGTTTTGAAGCGTATCGTCGTATCAATGAATTGGCGATGCGTGTATTGGAAAAAGACGGTATTTTGGTTTCGGCTTCGTGTTCACATCATCTGACTCGTGACAACTTGTTGCAAGCGGTGCAGTCGGCTTCACGTCATATCGATCGTAATGTACAACTGTTTGAACAAGGCCACCAAGGGCCTGATCATCCTATCCATCCGGCGATTCCGGAAACAGAATACATCAAGACATTGTTCTTTAAAGTTTCCGCGAGTTGGTGA